The sequence below is a genomic window from Tubulanus polymorphus chromosome 1, tnTubPoly1.2, whole genome shotgun sequence.
GGAAAACTACTGATTGCAAAATTTATACTTTTACTCTCCTTTTCAGTCAAAGCAAGACTAAAAGCATAAAATCAACCAGCCTTGCACCTCAAAAAATAAGTCATATATTTTAAGGGTCTAATTGTGTTTACCTTGCTCTCATCTTCCTTCTTTTTCTCTTTAACCTTCTCATACGCTTCTTTCTCCACTGTAAaaggaaaaatgtaaaaaatgagatataaagCAAATAATACAGACCATATTCAAATCTTTTTAAGGCCACAGTAAACATAAGGGCGTATAcagttttaattattgaataaaatgaagtGGCAAGAATTAAAATGGTTGACCCATATTGCCATTTTCGTATAGGGCTTATCGCTAGAcaagaaattcatgaattaaaaTCGGAAATAATACGTGTGTGGTTAACGCATTGTAGAGCTTATATTTATTGGTGCCTAacaaaatattgcatttgacagtttcagcttttcagttaGCATCCAATTCTTGTGTCGTGAAAAAAGATGTCTGTGCACGATACATCTTCATACATCCTATCTACATTTAGATTGAAGAATTAACTTAAAATCAAGCTTACCTTAGCTCTCATCTTGCTTGAGTGTTATCTATAATAGAAAACGAATAAATGTGTCAGGTTTTCGGACGAGGATGATCGACGAGCAAGTTGATATCGATGGATTATCGTACAAAATTCGAAGCAACGACTTACCTCAACAGCAAGCTTCTATTTTCAAGGCGGAAGTGCTGGTTTCAGGAAATGACGTCATGATTCTGAACTCGaattgggttcgaaccccgttgtttttttttaataacatttcttttttgaaaagaacgAAATGCATCTTATTTTCATCACTATAAGAACTGAATGAAATTGTCGTGAAATAAATATGAGCTAGAAAGCTCTTCAAACCGAGTATGAAGCCTCGAACTATCCATTTTATGGGTTGATGCGGAATCGTCATCAGAATACAACCTCATGATGGCCGACGATAAACCTATAGCGGAAAGTACAGATGCGGTAAAAGAGGATTCAACTACTGATAAACAGACGCTTTTAGCCGTTCTTCAATTCCTTAAGAAGAACAATTTGAAGGTAAGAATATATGTGATTTTTACATCGCTATATACCTCAGTTTGATATTTATGAAGAGATTTTACTGTCCGTTTTTGTTGGATGACGGTGTATTCGATTAGATCCACTATTTAGTACTGAGTCTGTGTGTGACttactacatttttttctatctcATTTAACTGCATTTAGGAGACTGAAGAAATTCTTCGCAAGGAGTGTAAACTAAGCGATGATGATCTCAGCAAAGATAAAGAGGACCAGAAGGATGATGTTTCACAAGCTTTAGCTGCTTATAAAAGGTAAGCTTTAAATGTCATTTGGCTTACTACGGTAGTCTCAATTGCAGATGATAGATTTTATGCTTTCATTTCAGTGAAGGTGATCCATCACTTTATGCCGACCTCTACTCAAGCTTAAAGTCGTATGTAGATTCGTCATTGGATGCAAACCGGGTAAGACTGATTTGGAGAATAACATAAAACTAAATTTCTCTGAACTTGAATGAtgagagtttttttttctatttaaagTGCGAGCTATCATTGGTGCTATATCCAGTCTTCGTGCATATGTACCTAGAACTTGTATACAATGACCATGAGAGTCAAGGTAGGTTGTCGTTGAAATAGATCTGAAGAGGCAAGCTGGTGATTTTTCCGGTTATGTTGGTTCTATTTATCTTACTATTTCAGCTCAAGAGTTCTTTGAAAGATTTTCGAAAGACCAAGAAGAGTATTACCAGGAGGACATACACAAGCTATCCACCGTCACAAAAAAACAGCACATGCAGGGCCACGAATTGATGGATAATTTCAAAACGAGCAAATTTGTCATTCGAATGTCACGTGAATCCTACAGTCACCTGAAACGCCATCTACAGGAGAGCCAACAAAACAAACTTTTCACTTTTATCTTGGAGAAGATATACATCGACGGTGAGAATATAGTGTATAGTGTGACAGGGATGtgttaatatatttttcaaatactaaGATATGGATATTGCTATCCTATAACTACTTTGGGACTGATACGGATAAGATCGTCTAACAGAGAATTTCTCCTGGTGCAGTCCATGGATCTAGCGCAATTATTAGATATGAGGACTATTGTTTATTTTCCAGTGTTTGATGGAAATCCTCGCAGTAAACAACAAATCGACGCAGTCTCGGGAAGCATGACTGGAGAATCTTTGAGAGAGGGTAAATACCGTGAAGAACATATTTTGATATACACTGAGTACTGTGACTTGCGTGTTTGTTATATAGAGCATTTTTTATACATTTGCAGCCAATAAAGTCAGGGTTTACTATGGCCTGCTTAAAGAGCCAGACATCAATATTCCGATAGAAGAAGATGAGGAGCCACCAGAAGAAGGATCTGAAAAACCAAAGGTTAGTTCGACTGAGATGCCTAAGAACACCTGTAAAGTTTAATTGCtgatacattttcaaatggtGTAATCAGAGCATCATTGGTGTGTTGTAAAATTTGCCCAATTTGTTTCGTACAGAAAaagaaaccaaaaaaagatCCTTCAGTAATGAAGAAAGCGAAGAATGACCCCAATGCTCCACCATTAACACGGATTCCAATCCCAGATTTGTAAGTTAATTCAGAAGTATAATTATTCAGTATGGTgtagatttttgataatttcttaTTCTAACGAGATTTGTAAAATAACCGTTGTTTCGTAGGAAAGACGCTGATAAACTGGATAAAGTCAACCAATTTAGAGAATCACTGAAACGCGTTAAACTAGGACCTGATTGTTTGCCATCAGTTTGTTTCTACACATTTCTGAATGCATACCAAGGGTAAGAACAATTGGATGAAGAATGAACTTTTCCCAAAATAACAGTAGTTAATAGTACCAGGGGTGGATTCAAGGGAGGATGCAGGCGTTGCACAGCCTCCCTAAAAATGTTCAAGTCGCCCTGAGATTTTATGGGagaatgaaaaatgtaaaactgtgaatacttgaaaaagtttaaattcataacCCTGTTCTCTGTAGGTCctatttccaaaaatgatgttttcCGATAAGCTTTCTTTTGGGATGCCATTTTAATTCGCGGTGTTGCCCCTCTTCCGGGTGCCTCTAcctgaatcagaccctagatcGGCCCCTGAATTCCAATTGGActtcatattttgatacctttaatttgaaattgtttcacCAATTTAGCTGTCTGTACATAGTCTTTTTCTCTTTACTAACTTTTTGATTGTTGTAGAGTAACATCCGTGGATGTAAGTGAAGACTCAAGTTTACTAAGTGCAGGATTCGCCGACTCGTCGATTCGAGTGTTCACTTTAACACCGAACTCTCtacgaaaaatgaaaacatccGATGAATTAGAACTGATCGACAAAGAAGCAGGTATGATCATATTATTAGacaaataatattaatctgaTCTATGTGACTGTGTATATTGTTTTGGTGTCCTAAGAAACATTTTTAAGGAGATGAAGTTTAGCGTCTAGATTATTGTTGATGTAGATGATGTATTGGAACGGATGATGGACAACCGAACAGCTGAAGAGTGTAAATCACTGCTTGGTCACACTGGCCCTGTCTATTCAACATCATTCAGTCGTGATAAAAACTATTTGCTGTCATCGTCTGAAGATGGCACTGGTTAGTATTCTGTATACCGAGACACTTACCGGTAATCTATTAACTTCAGCGTCATGAAAAATTGTcaatatttgattgaaaacgCTTTTATAATTTCAGTTAGACTATGGAGTTTACTGACATGGACAAATTTAGTTGCTTATAAGGGACACAATTTTCCAGTTTGGAATGCGCATTTTAGGttagttttgtttgtttgatagCCCTCAAAGTGAGTGTTATAAGAGCGAAATATCTTACAGGtatattttcttaaatttttcaGCCCTCATGGACATTACTTTGCATCTTGTGGTCATGATAGAATTGCTCGACTATGGATTACAGACCATCACCAGCCAGTTCGGATCTTTGCCGGTCATTTGTCAGATGTCGAGGCAAGtttcaaatacatgtagtgTCAATTCATAATTCCAATAGGTTTTTAGATCacctgggacttaagtcccaaagGGCTCTTTAACATTCCACCCGTCATTCACCAATCCATCAGAAAAATTATATCGATTGGAAACAAGATGGTCATTTCGGAATCCCCTTTTGTTTAAAACAGGTCATTATAATGAAGTATTAAGTTTAATAGATCAGATGGACCAGTCGATTTTTTTCGATATTACCTTGTACAATATACCTTATCCATATTTTTAATTGCAACCAACGAAGTCAATGGTTCCTGTAAATGTTCTCGAAGGTTGATGAACATttaattttacatattttcaagcATTTTTCACACCattgagcatggtgtccctgaaTCCCTAGCTTGAATTGATGTAATATCTCTTTTCCAGTGCATCAGATTTCATCCAAACTGTAATTACTTGGCGACTGGTTCTGTGGATCGAACTGTACGTCTGTGGGATGTATTGAGTGGACAGTGTGTACGAGTACTTACAGGACACAAAGTGTGTATTTTGATAGAAAAAGCAGAGCTTCCACAATTCTTTTAGTTAATAAGCTGATAAGATTTGACCAAAACTTGTATTTCGTTTCAAGGGTCCAGTACAGTGTCTTTGTTTTTCGCCTGATGGACGTTATTTAGCTTCAGCAGGTTCGTTCACTAAATTCGTCCCAACTATATGTACATCCTTCTTgtcaaatcagttcattaaACTATCTGTACTTGCTTAAAGGTGTGGATAAAATGGTATTACTTTGGGACATTGCAAATGGAAATCAAATCGCTCAATTAAAGGGCCATGCAGATGTTATTTACACTCTGTGCTTTAGTCGAGAAGGCTCTGTTTTAGCATCAGGTGAGCTACGCCATTGCTTCTTAGACATAAAGCATGTCATTACTTTTTCATCTGCCATCAGCTCGACAGGTTTTTCTACCTTTCCAGGTGGCATTGATTGTAAAGTTATATTGTGGGATGTGAACAAAATCTTTGAAGAGCAAGACAGCGAAGGGATAGTGAATGTACCATCTACATCAATGTAAGTCTACCAGTCTCAAAGTTCAGATCCTGTCAATTTTAagtcatgattttaatttgatGTACCGGTCCATTTCCTATTCATTTTAAGGAATGAAGTACAAAACTACAAGATAGTAACATGGCCGACCAAGAGTAGTCCAGTATTGCATCTCCATTTTACAAGACGAAATCTACTGCTCGCTGGAGGACCATTTGTTGCCCCATCGTAATACTGCCATAATTTCACCTGTGTATAGATTTTgcttgtaaatttgtaaataaatgtatttatatactaTAATTTTCCCCAGACACATGTCGTTGATTAAGTTAAGGATTGGAATATATCTTAGGAAGTCAGAAaaattacagtggaacctcgttattaCGACTTCTGATACAACgcttcatcggatataacaaataaagaatttttttccctagtaagacaatttgataaatttcatactggataaaACAAAGTGTCAGGTTATaacgaaaatattttctggtcccgtgatGTTTCgctataacgaggttccactgtatttttcatttttgtcagAGTTAGTGAAAAGTGCGAGTTGGCCATGTCCGAGTGAGGCGAAGTGTACCGTATCGGCATACTCGAGTCTTCTATTAAGTGCctcattttaataaaaataagtACATAAGGActtcatattttgatacctttaatttgaaaattctgtttttacACATGGCATGATACATCGAATGTACAGTATACCCATTGGAAAAAATTAAGGCGAAACCAAGGCAAAAAGTGTTTGTGGTTATTAGAAAAACTTGTGATTTTACAATGTAACTCATGAATAGATTACAAGGGAAATTAACTACACTGAACTGAATTACATTGTTCCTAACTACGTTGATTTGAAgggatttttcaaaatggaagGCCACCATGTTGCATACTAATAAGCATGACCCATTTACAATATCTACATAAATCTTCAAAACGTCTATTTCATTGGTTGTTAATGAAACCAATCTCTCAGTCAACATTCACACCTATGTATGGAAactctttaaaaaaaacttagtcccaaaatatcaaaatatcaccTTCCACAGGTGGAAATACATATGGTCATCGATGGCTACACGGCTCCATTTAAATTACATTAGCTGGTAGGCCAAGACAGCCTCGTATCTTTGTAAACATGTTTCTTTGTTTCAATGTTTCTCGTATTGGGTTCATCATTCCCGAGTTCCAAATTCTACTTTGATTAATGCActtcaagaatttatttcacacaCATCTCGGTCGttcattgataataataatcaagtCAATGTATCACACATTAATGCCCAGAAAATCCTAAAAACAGAATTGATGGTGATGGTGGTGATTAACTAATCAATAATGATAGGTTAAAATATTAAGTTATAGACATACATGGTGGCAAAAGATACGGTATATGCTCTTAAATTTCATAGTAGTCACCCAACTTACTTGGCAGATGGTAGCCAGCCATTACACCAATTTCCCATTAAAAATAACACTTCAAATTTATCAGAAAAATCCTTGGTTACCAGAAAAAATGATAGCAACTTAAACAGAAAAACAGTTGATGTAAATCagttatatacatataacatTTATATCCAATTATTGGGTTAATGGTACTTTAAGACAGCACAGCTTACTGTATGAAATGTTCCCTTGTCAATGAGAATCTCTGTAAAAAGctcatcaaattcaaaagcCATTTCCTGCAGAAAACGCCAAGACAATATTCACACATGAACCGATTATTCACAAGCGTGTTCATTTTTCACAGCGAGCACAGATGAACTAATACACTAGAGTAGATAATTCAATGTCACACTCTGCAATAATCCTACACATTTTTGTTTTAGGATAATTGTTAATTTGATCATTTCTCTTTCTGACATGTTATCTGATGATTCAAGTAATATTACAAGGAACGACAAATTTGATTCTTTGAAAGAGACGTCACCTCAGTTCAGTTTCATGAATACTCCGGTAGGCATTACCGGTATGAACTGAACCAACCGCTTTGAACTTCAAACTGTCAGTATGAAAATCTATTGCACTAACGAATATATGTACACATACACATGTTTCACTGAAGAAAAGTACTAGTTATGATTCAATCTTGGCTAACCAAACTCATCATCTGcaaataatttcttttcagaTGGAACATACCGGGTATCTACCCGGTCATGGAATTACATGCTCACGTCAGAAATCACAATACCAGAAATATTCTTAACAAAATTCCTACACAAGGCGGTATCAATAAGGTTACCAATGAAAACCTGGTAACTCAATTCATGGGATGTACGCAGCCAATACAGGCCCTCAAAAACATTAATGCCAACAAAATCTACACAAGAGaattcattttacattttcactTTAGTCGACTTTTGTAGCTGGAGTGATCGTAGTCTCAATCATGGTAACTACTATCAGTTAAACTATCTTTACGTCTTCAGTGgcaatgaaataatagttCAATCATCTTAGTTGAAGATTTGCTAGCCTATCGATGCAGTGTCTTTAGCTACTTCTGAGGGAACCTTCAAATCAACATAACCAGGCTTTAGGGGGTTGGTCCCTCGACTAAGCCAGATGCCGGTAAATCTAGATTAGATCTTATTTTCATACCTTTCATTGTCCTGACCAAACACAAACCGTTCAAAGTAGTTAGACCTTTAAAACATAGTATAAGTATTTTATCAGTTATgtacatttattcttattgATATATACAgtcataatcaaataatagtaataataattataatgtataGGTACTATGCATAATAACAACATACCACCAGTATTAAGACAACACGGATAACGTCTGGATTCGTTGCCATGATTTCTGCCGTATTGGCtataattttatttaaaatacGAATAAGTGTCTTTATCCCTTCTGTTCTTCATAAATTACATTtggtaaaacaaaaaaaaagttttggaAAACAAAAATCTCTATTTTCGCCAAACATTTATTCATACTTCTACATaacagaattgaaaatttctaGATGTTCATAtcatgaaattagaaaaagtcATTTGCGCAGACCTGCCAACCCATATGGTTTAAACGTATTTTCATGTGTGCTGTATTGTAACACCATGGAGATGCCCTGAGCCACGCATATTATTTAATTAAAGTATAACAGAATCTAGAAATTACTGGTATAATAATATCTTAATGAATCATAAACTTTAATAAGGGCCTATGAATCAATAAGGTGCTTAGATTTAGAATTACCAAACGCTATCTATTAAGAGTTTATTAAGCATGACTGCAATTAACTGATATCTATCTCAGAGTagagttaacaaataaaagaTGATGGGGCTTAGTTAAAGCTTCGAAACTGTCAAGAAAATATACTGTTTTACAGACCTAACTGTGGGTTTCTATTTGTTTATTCAGCATCTTTATTTGATAGTTTTAATTTAGTAACACTATTTGACCTGACAAAATTGCTTGAATTAGGTACTTTTCAGATTAAATACGGATtagatattgtaaaatatagaaatcaattttttttaaattcatcttTTTTAAATCTAGCATAATAATATATTAACATTGATAATTATTTAGTTCCAATATAAGTGATGACATTAATTCTCACTATGTTTTAGTCATTTTTTTGGTTAGAAATTCTTTTTTCGACCAAAACTGGAAGCTTTTTTTCGCGTCGCACTACTCGTGAAAAAATACTGACAAACTCAAGAAAATACTGACAAACTCAAAAATTTGTACTGACAACATATTTCTGGGATTGGCAGGTCTGCATTTGCGAACGCCAAGTGTCATATATTCCAATATTTTCACTCAAAAGATAGAAAGCCTAAGGGCCATGTCATAGCAAAGTTGTTTCATCTTGATAACAAATTCATCTCAAAGACCTTGTCAAAAGTTATGTAGTACGCAACAAAAATATAAGTCATACTCGCTATCACACATGACACAGGTCTAACAATAATCATCAATATCTAAGAGAACTGTTGCCGAAGGTGATTCAGCATGTTACAAAAAGctaagataataataattattataattatgattattattattattaatatatgAGGTGTAGCAACCACTGTACATTTCTTTCGTATATACTCAAGTGCAGACAT
It includes:
- the LOC141906795 gene encoding transcription initiation factor TFIID subunit 5-like, which produces MADDKPIAESTDAVKEDSTTDKQTLLAVLQFLKKNNLKETEEILRKECKLSDDDLSKDKEDQKDDVSQALAAYKSEGDPSLYADLYSSLKSYVDSSLDANRCELSLVLYPVFVHMYLELVYNDHESQAQEFFERFSKDQEEYYQEDIHKLSTVTKKQHMQGHELMDNFKTSKFVIRMSRESYSHLKRHLQESQQNKLFTFILEKIYIDVFDGNPRSKQQIDAVSGSMTGESLREANKVRVYYGLLKEPDINIPIEEDEEPPEEGSEKPKKKKPKKDPSVMKKAKNDPNAPPLTRIPIPDLKDADKLDKVNQFRESLKRVKLGPDCLPSVCFYTFLNAYQGVTSVDVSEDSSLLSAGFADSSIRVFTLTPNSLRKMKTSDELELIDKEADDVLERMMDNRTAEECKSLLGHTGPVYSTSFSRDKNYLLSSSEDGTVRLWSLLTWTNLVAYKGHNFPVWNAHFSPHGHYFASCGHDRIARLWITDHHQPVRIFAGHLSDVECIRFHPNCNYLATGSVDRTVRLWDVLSGQCVRVLTGHKGPVQCLCFSPDGRYLASAGVDKMVLLWDIANGNQIAQLKGHADVIYTLCFSREGSVLASGGIDCKVILWDVNKIFEEQDSEGIVNVPSTSMNEVQNYKIVTWPTKSSPVLHLHFTRRNLLLAGGPFVAPS